From Thermodesulfobacteriota bacterium, a single genomic window includes:
- a CDS encoding glycosyltransferase family A protein, which produces MSEEPLVSCLCVTLGRPRLLERAIRCFRGQAYPRKELVVIYESFDQPTKDVLDGIDDPDIVRIEAPDDPGVTLGSLRNMAVSKCSGEYFCQWDDDDYSHPGRIAFQMGVIEQSGLPACILMQWFIFDEAGGRAYLSNRRPWEGGLLCKTSLIEEGIEYDDLKVGEDTPLVRKLFSKGLVFPVIMPRLYIYTYHGGNTWSRTHWEKIFASSKPLSDESSRLIRGILDGTYDTAQAAEILDGISD; this is translated from the coding sequence ATGAGCGAAGAGCCGCTGGTATCGTGCCTGTGCGTAACGCTCGGAAGGCCCCGGCTCCTCGAAAGGGCGATCCGGTGCTTTCGCGGGCAGGCCTATCCCCGAAAGGAGCTCGTCGTAATCTACGAGAGCTTCGATCAGCCGACGAAAGACGTCCTCGACGGCATCGACGACCCGGACATAGTCAGGATAGAGGCGCCGGACGATCCCGGCGTCACGCTCGGCTCCCTCAGGAACATGGCCGTTTCGAAGTGCTCGGGCGAGTATTTCTGCCAGTGGGACGACGACGATTATTCGCACCCCGGGCGCATAGCGTTCCAGATGGGCGTCATCGAGCAGTCGGGCCTGCCGGCGTGCATACTGATGCAGTGGTTCATATTCGACGAGGCCGGGGGGAGGGCGTATCTCTCGAACCGGAGGCCGTGGGAGGGGGGGCTTCTTTGCAAGACTTCCCTCATAGAGGAGGGAATCGAGTACGACGACCTCAAGGTCGGCGAGGACACGCCGCTCGTAAGGAAGCTCTTTTCGAAAGGTCTCGTCTTTCCTGTTATAATGCCAAGGTTGTATATATATACCTACCACGGCGGAAACACCTGGTCGCGGACGCACTGGGAGAAGATATTCGCGTCGTCGAAGCCGCTTTCGGACGAGTCGTCGCGGCTCATACGCGGCATACTCGACGGCACGTACGACACCGCGCAGGCAGCCGAAATCCTGGACGGGATTTCGGATTGA
- a CDS encoding glycosyltransferase produces the protein MAIPKIIHQTCKSTMELSPDLAAFVERVAALHPGWEHRLYGDAECRAAVERIFPALLPLYDASLPIQKTDIFRVVAVYGDGGFYLDTDVECRIPLDDLSEFRAVFGEEATLSPEEAAGRGLESPLRVGNYAFGSEPGHPFLLGIIEGMAAQAGREIKAEEDILESTGPGLVTAVYTKYGRGMKDVVVIPNKDRTCPVCRALSCHFGSYAVHAHAGSWRWENLKGRAAPPPGPRRISNEELDALRRDVALRRCADGGEGDDGICLLDVYGDDPPFDGLSTVFGRAAALFRKERDTSGTSGKKVLMAFMPGDHEVKLSPRNTNVIYTTYETTRIPSIWVRQINGHYHRCIVPHGYVKEAFLASGVKAPIEVIHQGFTRHRRLPEQARGAEKGIFRIGFLGVPYRRKNLFKLYQACADLVKEIPGLRLAVHSSVMFDHLYTKEIALIANSSFVEWTQGTLDEEGTSEWYARLSCYAFPSSGEGWSFTPRESLYLGIPTLITDIPVHDELVSSGYYRVIPVSGMDKAEDYWGDCGEWNTVSVKDIREAIADVYSNYGMRLVRALQGAAWIENRWTNESSQQRLLEFMRSL, from the coding sequence ATGGCCATACCGAAAATTATCCACCAGACGTGCAAGAGCACTATGGAGCTTTCGCCCGATCTCGCCGCTTTCGTCGAAAGGGTTGCCGCGCTCCACCCCGGGTGGGAGCACAGGCTATACGGCGACGCCGAATGCAGGGCGGCGGTCGAGAGGATATTCCCGGCCCTCCTGCCTCTCTACGACGCGTCGCTCCCGATACAGAAGACGGATATATTCCGCGTCGTCGCGGTCTACGGCGACGGGGGATTCTATCTCGATACGGACGTCGAGTGCAGGATCCCGCTCGATGATCTCTCGGAGTTCAGGGCGGTGTTCGGCGAGGAGGCGACGCTTTCCCCCGAAGAGGCCGCCGGGCGGGGGCTCGAAAGCCCGCTCAGGGTCGGGAACTACGCCTTCGGGAGCGAGCCGGGCCACCCGTTCCTCCTCGGGATCATAGAAGGCATGGCCGCTCAGGCGGGGCGGGAAATAAAGGCCGAGGAGGACATACTCGAATCGACGGGGCCTGGGCTCGTGACGGCCGTCTATACGAAATACGGGAGGGGTATGAAGGACGTCGTCGTGATCCCGAACAAGGACAGGACGTGCCCGGTTTGCCGCGCCCTTTCGTGCCATTTCGGGAGCTACGCCGTCCACGCCCACGCCGGCTCGTGGAGGTGGGAAAACCTGAAGGGCCGAGCGGCTCCGCCCCCCGGCCCGAGGCGTATAAGCAATGAGGAGCTGGATGCGCTCCGCCGCGACGTCGCGCTTCGGAGATGCGCGGACGGCGGAGAGGGGGACGACGGCATATGCCTTCTCGACGTTTACGGCGACGATCCCCCCTTCGACGGGCTTTCGACCGTATTCGGCCGCGCGGCGGCGCTTTTCCGGAAGGAGCGCGACACCTCCGGGACGAGCGGAAAGAAGGTCCTGATGGCCTTCATGCCAGGCGACCACGAAGTAAAGCTCTCGCCGCGTAACACGAACGTCATTTACACGACGTACGAGACGACGAGGATCCCCTCTATCTGGGTGCGGCAGATAAACGGGCATTACCACCGCTGCATCGTTCCGCATGGTTATGTGAAGGAGGCGTTCCTGGCGTCGGGCGTAAAGGCGCCGATAGAGGTGATACACCAGGGATTCACTCGTCACAGGAGGCTCCCCGAGCAGGCGCGCGGGGCGGAGAAAGGCATATTCAGGATAGGATTCCTCGGCGTCCCGTACAGGAGAAAGAACCTCTTCAAGCTCTACCAGGCGTGCGCCGACCTCGTGAAGGAAATCCCCGGCCTCAGACTTGCGGTGCATTCGTCCGTAATGTTCGATCACCTTTACACCAAGGAGATAGCCCTCATCGCGAATTCTTCTTTCGTCGAATGGACGCAGGGGACGCTGGACGAGGAGGGGACTTCCGAGTGGTACGCGAGGCTTTCGTGCTATGCCTTCCCTTCGAGCGGGGAGGGATGGTCGTTCACCCCGAGGGAGAGCCTCTACCTAGGCATACCGACACTCATCACGGACATTCCCGTCCACGACGAGCTCGTAAGCTCCGGGTATTACAGGGTTATTCCCGTCTCGGGGATGGATAAGGCCGAGGACTACTGGGGCGACTGCGGCGAGTGGAATACCGTTTCCGTGAAGGACATCAGGGAAGCGATCGCGGACGTATATTCGAACTACGGGATGCGTCTGGTAAGGGCTCTTCAAGGGGCGGCGTGGATAGAGAACAGGTGGACGAACGAGAGCTCGCAGCAGAGGCTCCTCGAATTCATGCGCTCGCTCTGA
- a CDS encoding nucleotidyltransferase family protein, with product MHRSGSGKKISGGGCLPTRGQELLLRASLLPGDECRAAFAEWKTLANLDHVDPGSYRLFPLLYKNLIANGIADDPYLNIFRWVYDVTLENNRKRFAALSRLLAKLDGLGMEAVLLKGTALAVEYYGDYGLRPMLDADILVPTRRAREAVEILTGLGWSSSITPLKGLADMDALSRLGWKPEVRKLSEFSDEYFTVRHGQDLVNPDEFTIDLHWHVLHGYNSPDADAPFWEAARRVTVEGAPALVLDPADQLLQVCAHGMRWDPTPPVRWVADAAAILRKEGEGLDWGRLAAGARRHGVVLPVREALRYLGSYPDVGVSEDALRELDAIPAGRAERFEHGVRTSPPGITDGLVELGFLWRSYGKGNVDPGFIRRLLGFPGFLTRVFGMGSVRHLAVYSGYELVRRTKEMALPKRK from the coding sequence ATGCACAGGTCCGGTTCCGGCAAGAAAATCTCTGGCGGCGGGTGCCTGCCCACGCGCGGGCAGGAGCTCCTCCTCCGAGCCTCGCTTCTTCCGGGGGACGAATGCAGGGCGGCCTTCGCCGAGTGGAAAACGCTCGCCAACCTCGATCACGTCGATCCGGGCTCGTACAGGTTATTCCCCCTCCTCTATAAAAACCTCATCGCTAACGGTATTGCCGACGACCCTTACCTGAATATCTTCAGGTGGGTCTACGACGTCACGCTCGAAAACAACCGCAAGCGCTTCGCCGCGCTCTCGCGCCTGCTTGCAAAGCTGGACGGGCTCGGGATGGAGGCGGTGCTACTCAAGGGCACTGCGCTGGCGGTGGAATATTACGGCGACTACGGCCTCCGCCCGATGCTCGACGCCGACATCCTCGTCCCGACGCGCCGCGCGCGCGAGGCCGTCGAGATACTGACCGGGCTCGGCTGGAGCTCGTCGATAACGCCGCTCAAGGGGCTAGCCGACATGGACGCGCTGTCGCGCCTCGGGTGGAAGCCCGAGGTCCGGAAGCTCTCGGAATTCTCGGACGAGTATTTCACCGTCCGGCACGGGCAGGACCTCGTAAACCCGGACGAGTTCACGATAGACCTTCACTGGCACGTCCTCCACGGCTACAATTCCCCCGACGCCGACGCGCCTTTCTGGGAGGCGGCGCGGAGGGTGACGGTCGAGGGCGCGCCCGCGCTCGTGCTCGACCCTGCGGACCAGCTCCTCCAGGTGTGCGCGCACGGGATGAGGTGGGACCCGACGCCGCCCGTAAGATGGGTGGCCGACGCGGCTGCGATATTGAGGAAGGAAGGAGAGGGGCTCGACTGGGGGCGGCTCGCCGCAGGTGCACGGAGGCACGGAGTCGTGCTGCCCGTGAGGGAGGCGCTCCGCTACCTCGGGTCCTACCCGGACGTCGGTGTTTCGGAGGACGCGCTCCGCGAGCTCGACGCGATTCCCGCGGGCAGGGCCGAGAGGTTCGAGCACGGCGTGAGGACCTCGCCGCCCGGTATAACGGACGGCCTCGTCGAGCTCGGGTTCCTCTGGCGGTCGTACGGCAAGGGGAACGTAGACCCTGGATTTATACGGCGGCTGCTCGGGTTCCCCGGTTTCCTGACGCGAGTCTTCGGCATGGGGAGCGTCAGGCACCTCGCTGTTTACTCCGGCTACGAGCTCGTGAGGCGGACGAAGGAGATGGCGCTCCCGAAGCGGAAATAG
- a CDS encoding PPOX class F420-dependent oxidoreductase: MKINEFLYDLCTKGKGFAALATLMPDGSPQVSLVWVDSDGEHVLINTAEGRRKPENVRRDGRVAVSIFDPENPYKQAMVRGVVTDITREGAEEHIDRLAMKYIGQDKYPWRGPGEKRVIIKIKPEHVIEVGA, from the coding sequence ATGAAGATAAACGAATTCCTGTACGACCTCTGCACGAAAGGGAAAGGGTTCGCGGCGCTTGCGACCCTGATGCCCGACGGCTCGCCCCAGGTGAGCCTCGTCTGGGTGGACTCCGACGGCGAGCACGTTCTGATAAACACGGCCGAGGGGAGGCGGAAACCCGAGAACGTCCGGAGGGACGGCAGGGTCGCCGTCTCGATATTCGACCCCGAAAATCCTTACAAACAGGCGATGGTGCGCGGAGTCGTCACGGACATCACCCGTGAAGGCGCCGAGGAGCACATCGACAGGCTGGCGATGAAATACATCGGGCAGGACAAATACCCCTGGAGGGGGCCCGGCGAAAAGAGAGTGATCATCAAGATAAAGCCCGAGCACGTAATCGAGGTCGGCGCGTAA
- a CDS encoding SDR family oxidoreductase — MRRNFEGKSVLITGGGTGIGKATALEFAREGAAVLITGRREEKLAETAREAGAEGLGILFTVSDVSSEEKCRKAVELAVRETGGLDILFNNAGVLIPGPVHETTASAWETTFDTNVRGTWLMSKFAIPHMLSRGRGWIVNNASIVGLKGFAGLPAYAASKGAVIQLTRSMALEYSSRGINVNAVCPGTTMTPLVTEGFMKRVPDPGEGMRFMESLHPMGRLALPEEVARAVLFLCDERVGFVTGAALPVDGGWCAR, encoded by the coding sequence ATGCGAAGAAATTTCGAAGGTAAGAGCGTACTCATCACGGGCGGCGGGACGGGCATCGGTAAGGCTACGGCGCTCGAATTCGCGCGCGAGGGCGCAGCCGTCCTTATCACGGGAAGGAGGGAGGAGAAGCTCGCCGAGACAGCGCGCGAGGCCGGGGCCGAGGGGCTCGGAATCCTTTTCACCGTCTCCGACGTATCGAGTGAAGAGAAATGCCGGAAGGCGGTCGAGCTCGCAGTACGCGAGACGGGAGGGCTCGACATACTGTTCAACAATGCGGGCGTTCTCATACCCGGCCCCGTGCACGAGACGACGGCGTCGGCGTGGGAGACGACGTTCGACACCAATGTGCGCGGCACGTGGCTCATGAGCAAATTCGCGATCCCGCACATGCTCTCACGCGGGCGGGGATGGATAGTGAACAACGCATCGATAGTGGGGCTCAAGGGATTCGCCGGGCTCCCGGCATACGCGGCGTCCAAGGGCGCTGTGATACAGCTCACTCGGAGCATGGCGCTCGAATACTCGTCCCGGGGCATAAACGTGAACGCCGTATGCCCGGGGACCACCATGACGCCGCTCGTAACCGAAGGCTTCATGAAGCGCGTGCCCGACCCCGGTGAAGGGATGAGGTTCATGGAATCGCTCCACCCCATGGGGAGGCTGGCGCTTCCCGAAGAGGTCGCGAGGGCGGTGCTTTTCCTCTGCGACGAGAGGGTCGGCTTCGTCACCGGCGCCGCCCTGCCCGTAGACGGCGGCTGGTGCGCGCGGTAA
- a CDS encoding DNA topoisomerase IB — protein sequence MSGARLRYVSDETEGIVRKGRGKGFAYYFEGKLVTDAAEKERIKALAIPPAWTDVWICPGPEGHIQATGRDSKGRKQYVYHEMWSVLSSESKFGSLASFGESLTAIRKRVRKDLARRKLDRDKVLAAVIDIMDKTFMRIGSERYAKLNDSYGLTTLENCHVTVTGGTAEFSYRAKGGKERSLSLTDRAVANTIKRCMEIPGYRIFRFVDGNGNVSAVDSDSVNEKLREITGHGFTSKDFRTWGATVAALNSLKKAGESEAGGEKAIVRAVKEAAKVLGNTPATCRKYYVHPAILDAWRSGKIGAYSTPRGRRKYLSPDEVEVLRILKKVK from the coding sequence AGGGGAAGCTCGTAACGGACGCCGCCGAAAAGGAGCGGATAAAGGCACTCGCCATACCGCCCGCGTGGACGGACGTGTGGATTTGTCCCGGCCCCGAGGGACACATACAGGCGACGGGCCGCGACAGTAAAGGCCGGAAGCAATACGTCTACCACGAGATGTGGAGCGTCCTCAGCTCCGAATCCAAGTTCGGCAGCCTCGCGAGCTTCGGCGAATCCCTGACGGCCATAAGGAAGCGCGTCCGGAAGGACCTCGCCCGGCGGAAGCTCGACAGGGACAAGGTGCTCGCGGCCGTGATAGACATAATGGACAAGACGTTCATGCGAATCGGCAGCGAGCGGTACGCGAAGCTGAACGATTCCTACGGGCTCACGACGCTCGAGAACTGCCACGTCACGGTCACGGGAGGGACGGCCGAGTTTTCGTACCGCGCCAAGGGCGGCAAGGAACGGAGCCTCAGCCTAACCGACCGCGCCGTCGCCAACACGATAAAAAGATGCATGGAGATTCCCGGGTACAGGATATTCAGGTTCGTGGACGGGAACGGGAACGTAAGCGCCGTCGATTCGGACAGCGTGAACGAGAAGCTCCGCGAGATCACCGGGCACGGCTTCACCTCGAAGGATTTCAGAACCTGGGGCGCGACGGTCGCGGCCCTCAACTCTCTGAAGAAGGCAGGCGAGTCAGAAGCCGGGGGCGAGAAGGCGATAGTCCGCGCCGTGAAAGAGGCCGCGAAGGTCCTCGGCAACACACCCGCCACGTGCCGGAAATATTACGTTCACCCCGCCATTCTCGACGCGTGGCGGAGCGGGAAAATCGGCGCTTACTCGACACCGCGCGGCAGGCGGAAGTATCTCTCTCCCGATGAAGTCGAAGTGCTGCGGATATTAAAGAAGGTCAAGTAA